Proteins from one Pseudomonadota bacterium genomic window:
- a CDS encoding GNAT family N-acetyltransferase, translating to ENVGCIDTIGVDKEWQGKGISQLLFKEMYSMLKKLGLDAIYVFVDRKQMDLVKFFDKMGFVRGDMFSMELKI from the coding sequence GGAAAACGTTGGATGTATCGACACCATTGGAGTAGACAAAGAATGGCAGGGAAAAGGTATTTCCCAACTCCTGTTTAAGGAAATGTACTCCATGCTTAAAAAGCTTGGTCTTGATGCAATCTACGTCTTTGTGGACAGGAAACAAATGGATCTCGTCAAGTTCTTTGACAAAATGGGCTTTGTCAGGGGAGATATGTTTAGCATGGAATTAAAAATCTAA